The genomic stretch TGttagtttgtccagtgtcattggagaggtagcactttcaccctccaatccactgtctcttttagaaaactataaatgatagagtcagaaaataaactccttttttcttcaccttaaGAGAAGTGGTGTGTGTGCTCATGTTGTTTCGTATCCTATAGCGACATCTCCCTTACCTAGGTTTTCACGGTTTTTCAGATTTGATAGTGAATCAAAGAATATCTCTGAAAAGAAGAGGGATTTCTAAAAACAAGGAAAGTGATTTTTTATATAGGCAGACTGATagggcaagggggaatggatttaaactaaaagaggagagattcaggttagatattaggaagaaattcctctggcAGAATTCCagctggcacaggttgcccagaagttgtggatgccccatccctggcagtgctcaaggccaggttggacagggcttgatCTCGTAGAAGGTGTCAGGTGGTTGGTACAAGATggtctttagggtcccttccaatccaaaccattctggttCCAGAACACTTTGCAGATGAATTGCTTTGATGTCTAAATGTAACAACATTTAATATTGAGGCAGCAGCATAGCTGTGAGTTTCAGGAGgggaacaaacaaaacaatgttGGATCTATGTGTTGGTGAAGCAGGTTTCAAATGCAGAACTTACCTAAAGCTTTAGATGCTGTTTCCAAAGGGCTCCTTTATTCTTTATTTGCTTCCAATCTCCTTTCTTTGAAGTCCTAGCACTGCTCCCTCAGATTTCTTTAGCACAGACTTAGTGAAATGGAGTGACTGTGCTCCCCTGTCCTGGCTTTCTAATGTAGCTAGCATGGAGCAGAGAGAGCCAGCTGGGATCTTGGATTTGTTTTGTCCCAAGAAAGACCCTCCCAAAGCcccctgctctcagcacagtTCATTGTATTCCTGAGGAACAGAGAACTGGTCTCTGCAGCAGAGACCCTGAACTGTTTGTATGAGTTAAGGGGCACCTTGAAATTGTTTGGGGTATAGATGAGGTGgttgtgctgctttccctcAACAGACACATGTTCTCATCTCTTGCTTCTTTTCTAGCATCCACTGGACTCACTGAGGATCAGAAGGAATTCCAAAAAGTTGCCCTTGATTTTGCTGCCAAGGAGATGGCTCCTTACATGGCCAAGTGGGATGAGAAGGTAGGACAGCCTCACAAGGGTTGCACTgctccctttttcctcccttagGACGTTGTGACCCACAGGTCTCACTGAGGGGTTCCTGCAGTAGCTGCTGCTGTagctggggcaggggaaatCATCAGAAATACCTTGAAGCATTCCTAGCCAGGTTATTCAATCACCTGGATCCTGGATTCACTGCTGAAGATGGAATGTGTCTGTGTTGGTACCACCTCTTCTTTGACCCACCCAGCTGACTTAAACTCTTCAGGATGGTGGGACTCAAATTGGTAGCCCAGGGCTACCCAAAGGGACTGAACTAACCCTGAATATTCATTGGGGTATCTTTCCTATTTCCTATTTCCCAATaggaaatattccctgtggaAACGATGAGGaaggcagcccagctgggatttggtGGGATCTATGTGAAACCAGATGTTGGTGGCTCTGGATTGTCACGACTTGACACCTCCATAATTTTTGAAGCTCTGTCAACAGGATGTACCAGCACCACTGCTTACATGAGCATCCACAAGTGAGTGTCTGTGCAGGGGTGGATGGtgtcagcctggctgctctgtgggcTCTAAAtccagctggaggcagctccctggctgctgctcattatttatatatttcaatGCTGACCTCGAGTACACACATCCCTGTGAGGATCCCTGGATGGCAGTAAACAAATAGGCCACAAGGACTGAGATGCCAGCAAGAAGTAATTTTAGCTTTGTGGCATGCAAGATGGGATTAAGTTCTGGATTTTGTTGTCTGCTCTGCCACTTAAGCTGTCTATAGATAGTAACCTGCCTGGAAAAAGCCTTTGTGCCTCAGCCGTGCTGTGACAGAGCCCAGAGGCACCACCtgaccccagggctgtgctgcttgtACAGACATGTCCAGTGACAGGTCACTtggcacagagagctgcaatGATGCTGCTCTTTCTTCAGGTGCAGTTTCCTgaagagggagcagggctgagcctggagaggAGACTGAGGCTCTTAAACCTGCTGTTCCACAGGGCAGTGAGTCTGTGGTGAATGGAAGGTGTAACATTTTCAGGCCTCAGGGCTTGTggctcagctctgtggagctTTCCTCTGTTCAGCCAGGGATGTTCTTGTACAACTTATGTTGTTCCTGAATGCTGCTCCTTCTCTCCCACCCCAGCATGTGTGTTTGGATGATCGACACCTTTGGCAACGAGGAGCAGCGGCGCAGGTTCTGCCCATCTCTCTGTAGCATGGAAAAGTTTGCCTCTTACTGCCTGACTGAGCCAGGTGAGCGTCCTCAAACAGGACatcttctcctctctctttaaCTGCACATGAACATCCTCAAACAGGACATCTCCTCTCTCTTTAACTGCACATGAGCATTGCAAAGGTCCTGACTGAGCCAGGTGACCCAAGGTCCTGACTGAGCCAGGTGAGCATCCTCAACCAGGCCATCTTCTCTCTCTTTAACTGCACATGAACATTGCAAAGGGCTGGCagtgaaatgtttctttctatATTCGTTTGTGAAGTTGGGGAGAGGCAGATGATGATTGCTGAGATGCTCATGGTACAAACTCAGGTGTCAGGGTATGGTCCCAGGGAGAATTTGTAGGCTCTGGACCTTCTGCTTCACTGGCTGCTTCCTTGCTTCTCAAACAGGGAGTGGCAGTGATGCAGCTTCCCTGCTGACCTCAGCTCAGAGGAAAGGGGACTCCTACATCCTGAATGGCTCCAAGGTACCTCTTTGCTCCTGCTAAAGCTGCCTGGGTTTCACTGTCCTTCCCATTCCTTCTGTCTCCTCACCTCTGTGTATTCTCCCAAGGCAAgacctgctctgcagagctttcaCCAGCTGAGTCCCTAAACGCCTCTGGCTGTGGGGTCTTTGCTTCTCCATTTCTGtaccctgccagctgctgctgtgggctcagGGATAGTTTACAAACCTCCCCCCAAAGCCTCACTTTTCTCATTGTGCCCTCCTGCAGGCCTTCATCAGCGGGGGAGGTGACACCGATGTGTACGTGGTCATGTGTCGCACAGGGGGCCCAGGCCCCAAGGGCATCTCCTGCCTCGTGCTGGAGAAGGGAATGCCAGGGCTCAGCTTTggcaagaaggagaagaaggtaAGAGGCTTGGGTTGTGCTTCCTGTGTGCTTGAGGGAAGTGCAGGACAGagatcacagaaccacagaatcatcaGGATTggaaagacctccaagaccattgagtccaacctgtgactgatCCTCACTTGTctgccagagctctgagtgccacatccaggcatTCCTTAAACACCTGCAGGGGTGATCACTCAAATACCTCCTTggacagcccattccaatgcctgacagccttttccatggagaaattcttcctgatgtccattCTGAGCCTCCCctgcacagcttgaggctgtgttCTCTGGTCCCAATGAGCTTGCCTGTGCAAAGCATTAGGGATCTCTTCATGGATGGGATTGGAGTCCCAGCCTGGCATGGTTTTACCAGGTGGTGAAGTTTGCCCAATACCCATCCCTTTGGTAAGTGAAGGATTTTAGTCTCAGGAAAATCAAGATCACTGGATTTGTGCCTCTTCTCAAAAACACCCATTCCAGTTTCCACACTGAGGCCAAACCGTGCAGACCACAGGTGCTTTGTGGCAGCTTGGCAGTGAGACCGAGGGGTTGGGAGCAGGCTGGTGGTTCTGtgttggagctgtgctgctcctcaggcagTCTCAAAGGAGCTCTGTTTTTTCCCAGGTAGGCTGGAATTCCCAACCAACTCGAGCTGTGATCTTTGAGGACTGCGTTGTTCCTGTGGGCAACCGGCTGGGAGCTGAAGGGCAGGGATTCAACATCGCCATGCAGGGCCTCAATGGAGGCAGAATAAACATTGGTGAGAAAGCCAAAGAGAGCCAAGGGAGGAGGGCAGCACCTTCTTGCCTGTCTGAAGTAGCTTCACCTTCACTCTGTGTCCTTGGCTTCTCCCACCAGCTTCTTGCTCGTTAGGAGCTGCTCATGCCTCAGTTCTCCTGGCTCAGGAGCACCTCACTGTCCGCAAGCAGTTTGGGGAACCCCTTGCCAACAACCAGGtaagccctgcagcagctctgccctccagagctgagcccttCCTCATCCTGGAAGGGCCATCCCTCACCTCACAGGGCCTTCCCTGGGGAAgtcaagaaaatgtttttcctagTAAGGAAGCGTGTCAGACCTGAGCCTTTATTGTAGCAATGGTCCATTGAGTGgggtaataattagcattgactccatgattccagaaggctgatcaatttctctattctattctattctattctattctattctattctattctattctattctattctattctattctattctactATATCCTATATTATactattatatataatatattatactatataatatatattacagtatataatatatattatactacAGACAATATTATACTATTATACTATgctatattattatattatacttATTAAGAAGCTCATCACCCTTACAGACAGTCCGATCCAGACGGATCCAATTGGTCAATCCAAACACCATCCAGTGTCcaattaagaaaccaccctttggtaacCAAATccccataacacattccacacgtGCACAACACCAGGTGCAGCAAGTGGAGATAAGaattatttcttattcttttctctgatcttctcactgccttccccagggaaaGTTTTCCTCTCTCTATGGAGAGAGCTGTGGCTACCAGCCCTGTCTGGTGgtggtggggctgtgtttgCCTCTCTCTATTGAGCTGTGGTTCAagccctgcctggcagtggTGCAGCTTGGCTGAGACCCCTGTGAGGTGCTGATGGAGCtttcctgtggctctgcagtaCCTGCAGTTCAGGCTGGCAGAGATGGCCACCCGGCTGGTGGCTGCGCGGCTCATGGTGCGCAACGCGGCGCGGGCGCTGCAGGAGGGCCGGGAGGACGCAGCCGTGCTCTGCTCCATGGCCAAGCTCTTCGCCACCGACGAGTGCTTTGGGGTAGGTGCCTCAAATTCCTCTTGGCATCCTTGTTAGAAGGTTGGAGATGCCCCCCTTAATGGCATCCTCATTAGAAGGTTGGAGATGCCCCTCTTAATGGCCCCCCTTGGCCGTGCTCTGCTCCATGGCCAAGCTCTTCGCCACCGACGAGTGCTTTGGGGTAGGTGCCTCAAACTCCTCTTGGCATCCTCATTACAAGCCTGGAGATGCCCTCCTTAATGGCCAAGGTGTCAGGGAGAAGTTTGatcttttccctgaaaaatcaTAATGTCATATTTGTGAGGTACCCTGGATGGAGGAGGAATGAGTCTGACTCCACGTTCTTacaaggctaatttattattgtattatattatattatattatattatattatattatattatattatattatattatattatattatattatattacattacattacattacattacattacattacattacattacattacattctcttatattatattatattaatttaaagaTTAAGATTTTTACATTGgtgaaccaaaaccactacacaACCCAAAGCCAACAGGAGTCTCATTTGAGGACAGGATGTTTTATAAGACATGTGGAGGCTGCAGGATTAATCTGAGAGATTTCAAACATCTTTCCACTCTTCTTCCTAGGGGGCCAAAAGAGagacaggacagggagcagagcatttctattttccaaggaaaatttGCATGTTGCAGAGTGATCATTCTTAGGTAGCAAGTCTTTTCTAGACCTCTGAAAAATTATGTTATTGCTTTGAAAATTATCTTATCACTGAAAAATACCTTACTTTGTTACTTTATCAAAATGCCCCCATAAAGAGAAAGcaagaagggaggaaaataacTTGGTATTTCCTATCTCAGTGCCATTTAGAAGCTGTTTATGTGCTCAGCAGTTtgaatttttgctgttgttcGTTTTCCATCCCAAACTGGGGGACCGGACACACAGAGTCGCGTTTCCATGGAAACCAGcgccctgccagcccctgccctgagTGGCCGCCAGGTGGCGATCGGGCGGTTCGGGTTTGCAAACCGCAGAAATGCAGCGAAAATCAACTTATTCCCTAAAAATACCCATCCCTGGGTGTCTATACCCATCCCTGGGCAtctctgtgcccatccctgggtaTCTATACTCATCCCTGGGTGTCTATACCCATCCCTGGGTATCTGTCGACCCATTCCTGGGTATCTATACCTATTCCTGCATATTTATACTCGTCCCTGAGCATCTCTGCACCCATCCCTGGGCATCTGTACCCATCCCTGGGTATCTGTACCCATCTGTGGACGTCTATTCGGATCCCTGGGTATCTCTGTACCCATTCCTGGGTATCTATACCCATCCCTGGGTGTCTGTACCCATCCCTGGGTGTCTATACCCATCCCTGGGTATTTCTGGGCATTGCTGttcacacaaacacagccataACATAAAACAGGGAAGGTGATTacactgagagcagcactgaTGGGGTCTGACAATCACACCACGTTTTTAAGAGATGAGATTAGGtgatcagggaaaaaaagtgagcCCAGGTTCCTGGGTCATTACTGAACTTCTGCCACTGTTGTGTCCTGCACGAGTCACCTCAGAGCAGTGTTATCCCCTTAGATCTGTAACCAGGCTCTGCAGATGCATGGAGGCTATGGCTACCTGAAGGATTACGCTGTGCAGCAGTTCGTGCGAGACATCAGAGTGCACCAGATCCTGGAAGGTAAAAGACACTCCTAGAACAAGTGAAGTTGGCAGTGGGGTTGGGAGGAAAACTCCCCTGGAGGCCCTCACCTTCCCACATGAGTCTGATTCTTGGGTttcagagccctgctctgctctgagcatgATGTGTGCCCTGTGTCAGTGCCCTGGTTGGGAGCTCTGGCTGTGTGAAGGCAGAGGAAGATATTTAGCTGGCTATTTTAAGAGTCTTACAGCAGAGGAATATATTTAGTTGTCATGTTAGCAGTGCCTCTGTCCAGTTTCATCCCATTACTTCTGGCCACGTGATGATTCTTCCTAACAATTCCTCTCCTGTGATTTTGGTCTGTTTGCACTCCTTGACATCGTGTCTCTAACAGTGATTTTGGTCTGTTTGCACTCCTTGACATCGTGTCTCTAACAGTATCTGGCCTTTTCTTATCTCAATTTGGCCTCCTAAATATTCTGTTTTCCCTGCTTTGAAATCCCCTCACCTACAACTAGGGTAGCTGGTAAGGGACATGCTCTGTCTTACACCCAGTGGGTTTGCAGCCTGTGTGTGGTGTATGTGTTAAATGTACAGCAGAGAGCTCAGATGTTGCTGTAAATCCACTTCTGCTCAAtgtctgctcctgcagcctcccaacACTCAcataaaaagcagcaacagcagctttcCCAAGCAATATGCTGGCCCTTGGCAGTTGGGTTTTGGCCCAACCCCTCCTAAATGCCACTTCAGCTGGTGGGAAGAGCTCCTCTGTGCTGTAAACTGCACATCAGGGGAGAAATCTCTGCCttttgaggaggaaaatcctggaCCATGCCTTAACTGTGTTTCCTTTGCatgcccatcctgctgcaggtACCAACGAGGTCATGAGGATGATTGTGGCCAGGAATCTGCTACAGGGCTGAAGCCAGGAGCCTTCAAATCCCTCCATctgttccagcctggcctgtTTCCCTCCCCTGGGCGTGGAGAGGGGGATGCCCCAGTGGAAACAGCCTTCCTGCCTTACCCACAgctggctggcacagctgcacgccgtgcctggcagagctgctgtcgCCAGGCTGGCATTGTGCAGCCAGAAATCACAGCTGTCAATCCAAGCCTCTGTCTCCATACCCTGCTCCTGGCCTGCCTGCCACACGTCCTccttgggaaaacaaacaccagagctgctgctcacctcTGAAATGGGAACTTCAGGCAGAGGTGAGCCCATGGGATCActgaaatctttattttgaaGGAATTAACTGCTCACAGCACCCCTGGGAACCGATGATCACAGGCTCTAACCAGAGGGTTTTTATCCCCTCCTTTAGCTAGAAGCAGTCCCTCTTTTCCCAGCAAACTTTTCCTAATGTTTCCTAAACTTTTCCCAGCCACTGCTTGTTCTCTGTATTCCCACCACATCTTGGTGCTTAATCTCAAAGAAGCATTTGCAGCACAAAACTGCAAATGAAATACTAAGGTTATGTACAGAAATATTGAGCTCTGTGGCCTCCAATCAGTAAGGCTGTGAACCATGTAAGGGAAGTAAAAATATTGgtaaattaaattgttttttcctctctgatttGGAATCAATAAAGCAATGATGGAAATGTTACTGGAGTGGAAATTAAGATGATTTCCTTCTGTGGTATTTCAGGTGTTTAAACAGAAGTAACAGGGAATTTTTGAAGTAGGTGTTGCAAAATAGTTCTGCTTGAGGGCTTTTTAGGTAATGTCTTTGTTAACCTCTTCAGGTCAGCCAGCTCTTTTTTCTCAGCAGTACTTGGCAGGGGGAAGATGACAGAGATTAGCagcagaatcatggaattggataggttggaagggaccttgaacCCTTAAactcattccagcccctgccatgggcaaggacaccttccacttgTTTGATCTCAGTTCCTACTGCTGCTGGCAGGCCCTGAATGTCCCCTCCCTGGTTTTATTGCACATTGAATTTGCCCCTTGCTGAAAGGGCAGCAAGGGCAGTTTAAAGGACAAACACCAGTGCCTCAAAGAGAAACAGCCCCTTGCCCACAGGGGAgaccctctgcctgcccaggggatgggtgtcctgggctgggagggtcTCTGGGCAGTGGGAAGGGGTCtctggctggcagggaggggtCTCCAGCCAGGGTCTCTGCCCAGGGTGCCTGTCTGAAGTCTCTCTCCAGGATGTCCATGGGGAATTTCTGGCCAGAGGATCTGTCTGGGGTCTCTATCACAGGTCCCTGCCCGGGGTCTCAGTGCCAGTGGGGGACTCTGTCGTGGGCCTCTCTGTGGGGTCCCTGCCTGGGGTCCCTCTGTTGGGGTTCTCTCCCGGGCGTCCCTGGCCATGGTCTCAGTCTGGGCTCTCTCCTGAGGCTCTCAGTCTGTACTCTCTCCCAGTGCTCTCTATCCATGTTCTGTGTCCCAGCTGTCAGTCCCATCTCTCTATCCATATCCTCTGTCCCATATTCTCTGTCCCAGCTCTCTATCCATGTTCTCTGTCCATATTCTCTATCCATGTTCTCTGTCCCATCTCTCAGTCCCATTTCTCAGTCCCAGCTCTCTATCCATGTTCCCTCTCCACATTCTCTGTCCGTCTCTCCGTCCCCCTCAGGCCGCTCCCTCTCACGCGCCGCTCCCTCTCACGCCCCGCCCCCTCGGGCGCGCGCGCCCCTCCGGCAGCCAATGGGAGTCAGGGAggcggcccggcggggcggggccaaTGGCGCgcgggcgggcccggggcggggcgggcgcgtTCTGGGTCGGCTCCCGGCGGGTCGGGGGTTCGGGCCCGGGGACGCGGGGGGGCCGGGTTCTGGGGGTTCCGGGCTACCGgggcccggccgcgctcccTCCGCCATGTGGCCGTGCgggggcggcggcagcgccgccTCGGGGGCGTCGCGCTGCTCCTCGTcgtgctgtggctgctgctgcgcAGGTGAGAcccggcgcggggcggggggcgcgggggtcgcgcggcggggccgggtgTGAGGCGGGTGTCGGTGCCCGCCGGGCGTGAGGCGGGTGTCGGTGCCCGCCGGGCGCAggccccgccgccggcagcGGGGCTGGCTGCGGGAGAACTGCGCATGGATGGAGTCGGCGGCGCCGGTGCACGGGAGAACGGTTATTAACGTAATTAGCGTCCGTGCGTCCCGTGCGCTGCCGGGAATTACCGGGCGGGAGGCAGGCTCGGTACAATCCTGTCCTTCCCGATGGGAGACCTCCGCTGCCATCATTCCTGCAGCGGAACGGGAGCGTGGGAAGGAGCGCGGAATGAGCaaagctttaaataaataaatataaatataaatataaatataaatataaatataaatataaatataaatataaatataaatatatgctgCACCTGATACCTACACCCTCCATACTGAAATATCGGCGGGGAAAGCCGCGCTGCCAGCGCCATAAATCAGCTCTGTGTTATAAATCAGCTCGGCGTTATAAATCAGCTCTGGGTTTGTTATAAATCAGTTCTCTGCCGACCTTGGGAGCCTTTGCATCACCGCAGCGCTTGTGGATGATGCGCTCCGCGAATCAATCGCTGCTCCGGCACATCTCACCCAGCCCCGGGCTCCCTGGCGTTgtttccctctctgcagcccGGTCTGgggctgcctgtccctgctccgtgtccccagagcagtgggTACCCATGGGCCATGCCCATCTGTCCAGTCTAACcgtcttctcttctttctctgctcctgtttcACACTCTAGACCAGCAGCTCTGTACCCCACCAGTAGTATCAAGAAGTATTTTGACGTTCTGGCTTGAATCCCACGTGGTTTAGATCATGTTCATTTTGGGGGTGATGCTCTTTCCCCATGTTTGTGGCTTCCAGGTGTCAGAAACTcctcagtccctcccagtgaCTTCCTGGAAAATACACATGGATATGTATGGAGATGTAATAGACTTATTTATTGCCAGCTGGATTGTTTTATAACACCTTCTTAAAATCATAGCTGGAAGTAAACCTGATCCTCAGAGCTATGGAAAAAGCTTTAATAAATCTTTGCATAATTAGAAGCAAAATTCTTGCACAGCTGGCCTTGGATTTGTGCCACCTGGGTTCTTAGGGAGGATTATTGCAAACTGATACCTGATGGAGGCAGGAAATCTGTCTCCTGTAGGAGTGTATCCACAAACCCCTGGGTGCAGAATAAACCCCTGTGTGCAGCATCAGCTGTTTTACAGGATATTGCTGCTGTTACCTCAGCCATGGTCAGTGAGTACgggggctgtgcagagctgggggccagggcagctcagagctTTCACTTTCCCCTGGCCAGAGGAAGCCCAGAATAAACAGCAAAGCCCTTGGAGGTCTCAGTGGAGCTTAGGGATTAGCAGCACAGTCCCTTCTC from Camarhynchus parvulus chromosome 24, STF_HiC, whole genome shotgun sequence encodes the following:
- the ACAD8 gene encoding isobutyryl-CoA dehydrogenase, mitochondrial, whose translation is MAMAWRAAPRAAARLLLGRRGIASCIDPSTGLTEDQKEFQKVALDFAAKEMAPYMAKWDEKEIFPVETMRKAAQLGFGGIYVKPDVGGSGLSRLDTSIIFEALSTGCTSTTAYMSIHNMCVWMIDTFGNEEQRRRFCPSLCSMEKFASYCLTEPGSGSDAASLLTSAQRKGDSYILNGSKAFISGGGDTDVYVVMCRTGGPGPKGISCLVLEKGMPGLSFGKKEKKVGWNSQPTRAVIFEDCVVPVGNRLGAEGQGFNIAMQGLNGGRINIASCSLGAAHASVLLAQEHLTVRKQFGEPLANNQYLQFRLAEMATRLVAARLMVRNAARALQEGREDAAVLCSMAKLFATDECFGICNQALQMHGGYGYLKDYAVQQFVRDIRVHQILEGTNEVMRMIVARNLLQG